One region of Serinus canaria isolate serCan28SL12 chromosome 25, serCan2020, whole genome shotgun sequence genomic DNA includes:
- the TUBA1A gene encoding tubulin alpha-1A chain: MRECISIHVGQAGVQIGNACWELYCLEHGIQPDGQMPSDKTIGGGDDSFNTFFSETGAGKHVPRAVFVDLEPTVIDEVRTGTYRQLFHPEQLITGKEDAANNYARGHYTIGKEIIDLVLDRIRKLADQCTGLQGFLVFHSFGGGTGSGFTSLLMERLSVDYGKKSKLEFSIYPAPQVSTAVVEPYNSILTTHTTLEHSDCAFMVDNEAIYDICRRNLDIERPTYTNLNRLIGQIVSSITASLRFDGALNVDLTEFQTNLVPYPRIHFPLATYAPVISAEKAYHEQLSVAEITNACFEPANQMVKCDPRHGKYMACCLLYRGDVVPKDVNAAIATIKTKRTIQFVDWCPTGFKVGINYQPPTVVPGGDLAKVQRAVCMLSNTTAIAEAWARLDHKFDLMYAKRAFVHWYVGEGMEEGEFSEAREDMAALEKDYEEVGVDSVEGEGEEEGEEY, from the exons ATG CGCGAGTGCATCTCCATCCACGTGGGCCAAGCGGGCGTGCAGATCGGCAatgcctgctgggagctgtaCTGCCTGGAGCACGGCATCCAGCCCGACGGGCAGATGCCCAGCGACAAGACCATCGGCGGGGGGGACGACTCCTTCAACACCTTCTTCAGCGAGACGGGCGCCGGCAAGCACGTGCCCCGGGCCGTGTTCGTGGACCTGGAGCCCACGGTGATCG ACGAGGTGCGCACGGGCACGTACCGGCAGCTCTTCCACCCCGAGCAGCTGATCACGGGCAAGGAGGATGCGGCCAACAACTACGCCCGCGGGCACTACACCATCGGCAAGGAGATCATCGACCTGGTCCTTGACCGCATCCGCAAGCTG GCTGACCagtgcacagggctgcagggcttcCTGGTGTTCCACAGCTTTGGCGGTGGCACCGGCTCTGGCTTCACCTCCCTGCTCATGGAGCGGCTCTCTGTCGACTACGGCAAGAAGTCCAAGCTGGAGTTCTCCATCTACCCGGCCCCACAGGTGTCCACAGCTGTGGTGGAGCCCTACAACTCCATCCTGACCACCCACACCACCCTGGAGCACTCCGACTGTGCCTTCATGGTGGACAACGAGGCCATCTATGACATCTGCCGCCGCAACCTGGACATCGAGCGCCCAACCTACACCAACCTCAACAGGTTGATAGGCCAGATTGTGTCCTCCATCACGGCCTCTCTGCGCTTTGACGGAGCCCTGAACGTCGACCTGACAGAATTCCAGACCAACCTGGTGCCCTACCCCCGCATCCACTTCCCTCTGGCCACCTATGCCCCGGTCATCTCTGCTGAGAAGGCTTATCACGAGCAGCTCTCGGTGGCCGAGATCACCAACGCCTGCTTCGAGCCGGCCAACCAGATGGTCAAGTGTGACCCTCGACACGGCAAGTACATGGCGTGCTGCCTGCTGTACCGCGGGGACGTGGTGCCCAAGGATGTCAACGCCGCCATCGCCACCATCAAGACCAAGCGCACCATCCAGTTTGTGGACTGGTGCCCCACTGGTTTCAAGGTGGGCATCAACTACCAGCCACCCACGGTGGTGCCCGGGGGCGACCTGGCCAAGGTGCAGAGGGCCGTGTGCATGCTGAGCAACACCACGGCCATCGCCGAGGCCTGGGCCCGCCTGGACCACAAGTTTGACCTGATGTACGCCAAGAGGGCGTTCGTGCACTGGTACGTGGGGGAGGGCATGGAGGAGGGTGAGTTCTCGGAGGCCCGTGAGGATATGGCTGCCCTGGAGAAGGATTATGAGGAGGTGGGGGTGGATTCTGtggaaggggagggagaggaggaaggggaggaataCTAA